A genome region from Geminicoccus roseus DSM 18922 includes the following:
- a CDS encoding cell division protein FtsQ/DivIB: MRRLSRTATRIHALRRSRRRPRWVRQLTNSALVVLLLAGAVSTLWISVGRTHIQPLLASVGDVWHGTTARSGLVVQKLSSDGRVRTSVDELRTVLDGLRGSNILLVDIDQARRRIEELPWVKSASVHRRLPDTLHVSLEERKPMALAEADGGRLVLIDEDGETVRISDLRPFARLPTVAGEGAQRHAGELLALIRSEPALSRRVTGARRIGSRRWNVWIDRRIEVRLPENDAAAAWHKLARVQADAALLDKAVVALDLRAVGGIVVQADPRVGSDGREGA, translated from the coding sequence ATGCGACGGTTGAGCCGCACCGCGACCCGGATTCACGCCCTGCGCCGCAGTCGGCGCCGCCCCCGCTGGGTGCGGCAGCTGACCAATTCGGCGCTGGTGGTCCTGCTGCTGGCGGGAGCCGTCTCAACCCTGTGGATAAGTGTGGGACGAACCCACATCCAGCCGCTGCTGGCCTCGGTTGGCGACGTCTGGCACGGGACGACAGCCCGTTCCGGGCTGGTTGTGCAGAAACTCTCCAGTGACGGGAGAGTGCGGACTTCTGTGGATGAATTGAGGACGGTCCTTGATGGGCTGCGGGGGTCCAATATACTTTTGGTTGATATAGATCAGGCGCGACGCCGTATTGAGGAGCTTCCCTGGGTGAAGTCAGCGTCCGTGCATCGCCGGCTTCCCGACACCCTCCATGTCAGCCTGGAGGAGCGCAAGCCCATGGCGCTGGCCGAGGCCGATGGCGGCCGGCTGGTCCTGATCGACGAGGACGGCGAAACGGTCCGCATCTCGGATCTGCGGCCGTTCGCCCGGCTGCCCACGGTGGCGGGCGAGGGGGCGCAGCGCCATGCCGGCGAGCTCCTGGCCCTGATCCGCTCGGAGCCGGCGCTCTCCCGCCGGGTGACCGGCGCGCGCCGGATCGGCAGCCGGCGCTGGAACGTTTGGATCGACAGGAGGATCGAGGTGCGGCTGCCCGAGAACGACGCCGCTGCCGCCTGGCACAAGCTTGCCCGGGTCCAGGCGGATGCCGCCCTGCTCGACAAGGCCGTGGTGGCGCTGGATCTGCGCGCCGTTGGGGGGATCGTGGTGCAGGCCGACCCCAGGGTCGGCAGCGATGGCCGGGAGGGCGCATGA
- the ftsA gene encoding cell division protein FtsA — translation MSSAALDRRPAAIGGFDPAAASRVRAVVDVGTSKFGCWIVRPKRSGGFELRGKGYQAADGVRSGEIVDGDNAELGIAAVVHEAEQAAGEELRAVAVVTSGGQPRSAHVRVEVPLFGRAADGADIARALDAARKQLDDPARSIIHLVPLELSIDGGRPLRDPNGMRGESLQVLAHAVSIDSRHVAQLRACLDGCHLDVVGMVSSGYASGWSVTTEEERERGVLVLDLGAGVSNVAHFFGGRLALLAAVPYGGDHITADLAHGLSTQRAHAERIKSLYTSVQARHGDADQRIAVPHVGDPESWPSGEVARSRLTEIARPRVEEILELIRNQLKDHADLFRAMPPAGLVLTGGASRIEGLVELVDEMFGLPVRFGRPDRIQAGEVFECEPCASAANGALALCRGEDGGQGWRGESAGTSLGRGWSRFRKWLRENF, via the coding sequence ATGAGCTCGGCAGCTCTCGACCGGCGCCCGGCCGCCATCGGCGGCTTTGACCCGGCTGCCGCCAGCCGGGTCCGCGCCGTGGTCGACGTGGGCACCAGCAAGTTCGGCTGCTGGATCGTCCGGCCCAAGCGCTCGGGCGGCTTCGAGCTGCGCGGCAAGGGTTATCAGGCAGCCGACGGCGTGCGCAGCGGCGAGATCGTCGACGGCGACAATGCCGAGCTGGGCATCGCCGCGGTCGTTCATGAGGCCGAGCAGGCTGCCGGCGAGGAACTGCGCGCGGTGGCGGTGGTGACCAGCGGCGGGCAGCCGCGCTCCGCCCATGTCCGGGTCGAGGTGCCGCTGTTCGGCCGGGCAGCCGACGGGGCGGACATCGCGCGGGCGCTGGACGCGGCCCGCAAGCAGCTGGACGATCCCGCCCGCTCGATCATCCACCTCGTGCCGCTGGAACTGTCGATCGACGGCGGCCGGCCGCTGCGCGACCCGAACGGGATGCGCGGCGAGAGCCTGCAGGTCCTGGCCCACGCCGTCAGCATCGACAGCCGCCATGTCGCCCAGCTGCGCGCCTGCCTGGACGGGTGCCATCTGGACGTGGTCGGCATGGTCTCGTCCGGCTATGCGTCGGGCTGGTCCGTCACCACCGAGGAGGAGCGCGAGCGCGGCGTGCTGGTGCTGGACCTGGGTGCTGGCGTCTCCAACGTCGCGCACTTCTTCGGCGGCCGCCTGGCCCTCCTGGCCGCGGTGCCCTATGGCGGCGACCACATCACCGCCGACCTGGCCCATGGCCTGTCCACCCAGCGCGCCCATGCCGAGCGGATCAAGTCGCTCTACACCAGCGTGCAGGCGCGCCATGGCGACGCAGACCAGCGGATCGCGGTGCCGCACGTGGGCGACCCGGAAAGCTGGCCATCCGGCGAGGTGGCCCGCTCGCGGCTGACCGAGATCGCCAGGCCCAGGGTCGAGGAGATCCTGGAGCTGATCCGCAACCAGTTGAAGGACCACGCCGATCTGTTCCGCGCCATGCCGCCTGCCGGGCTGGTGCTGACCGGCGGGGCGTCGCGGATCGAAGGGCTGGTGGAACTGGTCGACGAGATGTTCGGCTTGCCGGTCCGGTTCGGCCGGCCCGACCGCATCCAGGCGGGCGAGGTGTTCGAATGCGAGCCTTGCGCGAGTGCCGCGAACGGTGCACTCGCCTTGTGCCGGGGCGAGGACGGCGGACAGGGCTGGCGCGGAGAGAGCGCCGGCACGTCTTTGGGCCGAGGCTGGTCCAGGTTCCGCAAATGGCTTCGTGAGAATTTCTGA